The following coding sequences are from one Hydra vulgaris chromosome 04, alternate assembly HydraT2T_AEP window:
- the LOC136079455 gene encoding uncharacterized protein LOC136079455 yields the protein MKDKMFKYFSANSTRRYIDVLDEMVNKYNNTKHSSIKMTPVEASDKKNENIVWLYLNGNARSEFVKPKFSTGDRVRITKKKGTFEKGYSSRWTEKVFTVSEIQFTDPPTYKITDDNGEEIQGTIYEQELQTTDQNIFRIEKVMRKLKNKSLVKWYGYPELFNSLVDNKELISLKNL from the coding sequence atgaaagataaaatgtttaagtACTTTTCAGCTAATTCTACTAGAAGATATATCGAcgttttagatgaaatggtaaataaatataacaacacAAAGCATTCCTCAATTAAAATGACACCAGTTGAAGCTAgtgataaaaagaatgaaaatattgtttGGTTATATCTAAATGGAAATGCACGATCAGAGTTCGTAAAACCAAAGTTTTCAACTGGTGATAGAGTTAGGATAACTAAAAAGAAAGGAACGTTTGAAAAAGGATACTCATCAAGATGGactgaaaaagtttttacagtGTCAGAGATTCAGTTCACAGATCCACCAACGTATAAAATAACTGACGATAATggtgaagaaatacaaggtacaatttatgaacaagaactgcAAACCACTGACCAAAACATATTTAGGATTGAAAAAGTTATGCGTAAACTCAAAAACAAATCATTGGTAAAGTGGTATGGATATCCTGAGTTGTTTAACTCATTGGTTGATAATAAAGAATTGATAAGTCTGAAAAATTTGTAA